The DNA region GGTGAAAACAGCCAAGCACCATCCAGATTCAGCTTCCAGCTGTTCTATTAGGCAGGCATTAAAGACAAGGAGTTCAAGACCAGAGATCACACTCCACTCAGGTAGTCTTTCCATCGGTATCTGGTCTCTGGTTTCTCTAGGGGTTCCTTTTTCAGTTTCCAGCTAGGATGGCAACACCAGACTTTCTTGACAACATTCTCTGGGGTTACATTGTCCTTTTTGGCCTCTGTACCACTCAGCTCTGGAGAATTATAAACTGTCGCCAGTCTTTATCTGCAGAAAAGGTCAGAGGGGCTCAGCCTTTACTGCTGGCTCAGCTGGAGCCTTGGGGGCATTGTCCCCATAAATGTGACTTCTCAGTCCCAATGATGGGTTCATCCTTGTATGTTCAACTGAGAGAAAGGATGGGAACAGAAGGGTTCAGTGGCAGATGGTCAGAGGGGTTGGATGGTAGAACCAGAGGCAGAAGAAAGGCCgaagaggcccagagaaggaggCCTGGGGGAAAGTGTAGATGTGGGACCCATCAGCCACACTATAGAAGGAGACATGCCCAGCTTCATAGTCCAAGAAGACCCCCACCCGGCTGGGGGGCTCACTCAGTGGGAGAGCAGTCCGAGGGGAGGTGAGGGCCTGGTACTTATTAGCGTAGAGTTCCATAGCCCAGAATCCATTCTGAGGTGACTCTGCAATCCCCCAAGCCCTATCCACGTTTTCCTCGCAAACCCCCAGCTCCCAGTAAGTCCTGTCGCCCACTTCCACCTCCCAGTAATGTCTCCCCGAAGAGAAGGACCCACGGCCCAGCACACAAGGGTCAAAAGAAAACCTCTCAGGTTTTTCAGGAAGATTCTGCCACAGGTTTCTCCGCTTCACACTTCGGTGATCTTCAGACAAAAAGAGTTCAAAGAAGGCAGTATTTGGATCCAGAGTCACATGAGctgtggaaagagtgagagagaacaGATGTCCTGTCAACTCCAGTATCCCAGGGCCCTCAGTGACTGGGAAGTGGGGAGAAAAGAAGCCATTCCTAATCCGTGAAGTTGCCTTCCTTCCTCCACAAAAGAGCTGGAGTGATAAGCATCTCCCCCAGATGTCCTTAAGATCATATTTCAAAGAGCTATTAGGAGAGTTCAGAGACTTACAAGGAGGAGATAATCCAGAGGTTCTGGGTCCCTGGGAGCAGGGGTGGCTAATCACAACCACCACCCCCCCATCCTCTCATCCCCCACAGCATTTTGTACAACCCCCTCTCATGTCACTGCACTATTActgtttatttcatatttctctCCTCTACAAGACCAGAACCCCCAAAAGTAAAGACtatatttcttcatctttgtGTTCTTACTGTCTAGCATTGTCAGACTCTGCCTCACAATTGGTGCTCAATAATCTTGGCAGAATAAAGGGCTGGGGAAGGTCCTTGGATAGCC from Ovis canadensis isolate MfBH-ARS-UI-01 breed Bighorn chromosome 20, ARS-UI_OviCan_v2, whole genome shotgun sequence includes:
- the LOC138425945 gene encoding butyrophilin subfamily 1 member A1-like isoform X3 yields the protein MDIQQQQKQSSQVMSLDKDGTHLHCKGQACSSPSGRCQVRVPEHSPFAQGWDFREATAAGQKDAGIMLSTSSSATVFLKDFPWVTAQTSLLLLLGLLLLTALGFIWKLRREKDRECWIKEQLQTELRWRKAQKVDDWKKARSYAAHVTLDPNTAFFELFLSEDHRSVKRRNLWQNLPEKPERFSFDPCVLGRGSFSSGRHYWEVEVGDRTYWELGVCEENVDRAWGIAESPQNGFWAMELYANKYQALTSPRTALPLSEPPSRVGVFLDYEAGHVSFYSVADGSHIYTFPQASFSGPLRPFFCLWFYHPTPLTICH
- the LOC138425945 gene encoding butyrophilin subfamily 1 member A1-like isoform X2, with the translated sequence MQEPMDIQQQQKQSSQVMSLDKDGTHLHCKGQACSSPSGRCQVRVPEHSPFAQGWDFREATAAGQKDAGIMLSTSSSATVFLKDFPWVTAQTSLLLLLGLLLLTALGFIWKLRREKDRECWIKEQLQTELRWRKAQKVDDWKKARSYAAHVTLDPNTAFFELFLSEDHRSVKRRNLWQNLPEKPERFSFDPCVLGRGSFSSGRHYWEVEVGDRTYWELGVCEENVDRAWGIAESPQNGFWAMELYANKYQALTSPRTALPLSEPPSRVGVFLDYEAGHVSFYSVADGSHIYTFPQASFSGPLRPFFCLWFYHPTPLTICH
- the LOC138425945 gene encoding butyrophilin subfamily 1 member A1-like isoform X1, with amino-acid sequence MKDSELPGSLSPQVRQEPMDIQQQQKQSSQVMSLDKDGTHLHCKGQACSSPSGRCQVRVPEHSPFAQGWDFREATAAGQKDAGIMLSTSSSATVFLKDFPWVTAQTSLLLLLGLLLLTALGFIWKLRREKDRECWIKEQLQTELRWRKAQKVDDWKKARSYAAHVTLDPNTAFFELFLSEDHRSVKRRNLWQNLPEKPERFSFDPCVLGRGSFSSGRHYWEVEVGDRTYWELGVCEENVDRAWGIAESPQNGFWAMELYANKYQALTSPRTALPLSEPPSRVGVFLDYEAGHVSFYSVADGSHIYTFPQASFSGPLRPFFCLWFYHPTPLTICH